Proteins encoded by one window of Paenibacillus sp. DCT19:
- a CDS encoding Ger(x)C family spore germination protein — translation MVCIRRYLLVGIMLLCTLLTGCWDRREINDVAFVIGIAVDKEEQQYRTSLQIALPGQSGASGSEGGGGGTSGDKPWFMLSNTSETLRGTSNKGQKALSRQIYYAHRRTLMIGEDLAREGVAPMLDLFTRYPLNRLSAMPIVTRGAAYKVLDTDAPIEKFPSEMVRELCFLNMRTPRSLKIFIDAILSEGIDPFLPIASVVDNVPKSWKNVKTNIKLDGLAIFKKDKLVGMIDKEPADALILAMGEANAPEIMIKAPRGKGNLFVKLNENNSSYDPKIKNGKVNVTIKMYAKGVLVDNESNYGDLREEEMMKLTEAVHVKIKKDINEGIRLIQSKYNADILGLGRAIHQQLPKEWDKIKDRWDDVYPDVNVVIEPHIIIENVGIVNKPIGLSEEEIVHD, via the coding sequence ATGGTATGCATACGAAGATATCTACTGGTAGGGATAATGCTGCTGTGCACTCTTTTGACTGGATGCTGGGATCGGAGAGAAATTAATGATGTCGCCTTTGTTATTGGAATTGCGGTGGATAAAGAAGAACAGCAATACCGAACAAGCCTGCAGATTGCATTACCCGGACAATCAGGTGCTTCGGGAAGTGAAGGAGGCGGTGGAGGCACAAGTGGTGATAAACCATGGTTCATGTTGTCCAATACGTCCGAGACGTTACGGGGAACCTCTAATAAAGGTCAGAAGGCACTTTCGCGTCAGATCTACTATGCACACCGCCGGACATTAATGATTGGCGAGGATTTGGCTCGCGAGGGCGTTGCCCCCATGTTGGATTTATTTACACGTTATCCGCTCAATCGTTTATCTGCTATGCCGATTGTAACGAGGGGAGCTGCCTATAAGGTGTTGGACACGGATGCGCCGATTGAGAAGTTCCCTTCAGAGATGGTGCGTGAGTTGTGCTTTTTAAATATGCGTACACCTCGTTCACTTAAGATTTTTATCGATGCGATCCTTAGCGAAGGCATAGATCCGTTTCTACCCATTGCTTCCGTGGTGGATAATGTGCCGAAGAGCTGGAAGAACGTCAAAACCAATATAAAGCTGGATGGGCTAGCAATCTTCAAGAAAGATAAGCTGGTAGGCATGATTGACAAGGAACCCGCGGATGCCCTGATTTTGGCGATGGGCGAAGCGAATGCACCGGAAATCATGATTAAGGCTCCTCGAGGGAAAGGAAACCTGTTCGTGAAGCTGAATGAGAACAATTCCTCGTATGATCCCAAGATTAAGAATGGCAAGGTGAACGTGACGATTAAAATGTATGCTAAGGGAGTGTTGGTGGATAACGAGTCCAATTATGGCGACCTCCGCGAGGAAGAAATGATGAAGCTTACCGAGGCAGTGCATGTCAAGATTAAGAAAGATATTAATGAAGGTATACGACTCATACAGAGTAAATACAATGCGGATATCCTTGGTCTCGGCCGTGCTATTCATCAGCAATTGCCTAAAGAATGGGACAAGATTAAGGATCGTTGGGATGACGTATATCCTGATGTGAACGTTGTGATTGAACCACATATCATCATTGAAAATGTAGGCATCGTCAACAAACCGATCGGGCTTAGTGAGGAGGAAATCGTTCATGATTAG
- a CDS encoding pirin family protein — protein MINIIPSDARSSFDRGWLRGSHSFSFGEYQDPENTAFGPMRVANDDVIAPGRGFGAHPHSDMEIVSIVLNGKLRHEDNLGNVAVTSFGGIQRMSAGSGVIHTEHNASDQEEVRLLQLWFMPHTRGLKPSYETTSFDPEELTGQLVPIVSTEGGPRIASIQQDMTIYLSRLNKGKSLSFQQAAGRLSYIFAIEGKLALNGEYHLSTGDTARIEETPSLELQASEDVFFMLIDLP, from the coding sequence ATGATTAACATTATTCCATCCGATGCCCGTTCAAGCTTTGATCGGGGCTGGCTACGTGGAAGTCACAGCTTTTCTTTTGGAGAATATCAAGACCCTGAGAACACAGCCTTTGGTCCAATGCGCGTAGCCAACGATGATGTCATTGCTCCAGGGCGTGGTTTCGGTGCACATCCGCACAGTGACATGGAGATCGTGTCGATTGTATTAAACGGTAAACTACGCCATGAGGATAACTTGGGTAATGTGGCGGTCACTTCATTTGGCGGCATTCAGCGGATGTCTGCGGGCAGTGGTGTCATTCACACTGAGCATAATGCTTCGGATCAGGAGGAGGTACGCTTGCTCCAGCTCTGGTTTATGCCGCACACCAGAGGGTTGAAACCATCTTATGAGACGACTTCGTTTGATCCAGAGGAGCTTACTGGACAACTTGTTCCAATTGTATCTACAGAGGGCGGGCCTCGAATTGCATCCATCCAACAGGACATGACCATTTATCTCAGTCGTTTGAATAAAGGAAAATCGCTGTCATTTCAGCAGGCAGCTGGTCGGCTCAGCTACATTTTTGCCATTGAAGGCAAGCTTGCTTTGAACGGAGAATATCACCTGTCTACAGGTGATACCGCTCGTATAGAAGAGACGCCATCGTTGGAGCTTCAAGCGAGTGAGGATGTTTTCTTCATGTTGATTGATCTACCTTAA
- a CDS encoding uroporphyrinogen-III synthase, whose protein sequence is MAQHLAGIRVALTGPRKSKEMSILVEKMGGVPLVRPAQGTVFLDDRNIRDGLVSWISDPPDWAVLTTGMGLDALFDMAEDMEIAGQLLDSLSESSIAARGYKTVNALRKRKLNPLVRDDDGSTDGLIRELEPHDLAGKKVILQLHGETAPKLVNWLQEQGAEVRQVLPYRHVPPEDHELELLLNEIVNHEVNAVAFTSGPQVRFLTAYATSQGKLEEMLKAFREGVIPASVGKVTANAMREEGIEALVVPEEEKMGALIVELGRYYAAANVDKA, encoded by the coding sequence ATGGCTCAACATTTGGCAGGCATACGTGTAGCACTTACAGGACCACGCAAATCCAAAGAAATGTCTATATTAGTAGAGAAAATGGGCGGAGTCCCACTCGTGCGACCTGCACAGGGAACGGTGTTTTTGGATGATCGGAATATTCGCGATGGTCTGGTATCCTGGATCTCTGATCCACCGGATTGGGCTGTACTGACTACGGGTATGGGATTGGATGCGCTATTTGATATGGCGGAGGATATGGAGATTGCGGGACAATTGTTGGACTCGCTATCGGAATCTTCTATTGCCGCACGTGGATACAAGACGGTGAATGCACTTCGCAAACGTAAGCTGAATCCGTTAGTTCGGGATGATGATGGCAGTACAGATGGATTAATTCGGGAATTGGAGCCACATGATCTTGCTGGAAAAAAGGTTATATTGCAGCTACATGGTGAGACAGCACCAAAGCTGGTAAACTGGCTGCAAGAACAGGGTGCAGAGGTTCGACAAGTGCTGCCTTACCGCCATGTCCCTCCAGAGGATCATGAACTAGAACTGCTATTGAATGAGATTGTGAACCATGAAGTTAATGCGGTAGCTTTTACAAGTGGACCCCAGGTTCGCTTTTTGACGGCATACGCTACATCCCAAGGAAAGCTGGAAGAGATGCTGAAAGCCTTTCGTGAAGGGGTCATTCCTGCTTCTGTAGGTAAAGTTACGGCGAATGCGATGCGGGAAGAAGGCATTGAGGCACTTGTTGTGCCCGAAGAAGAGAAGATGGGTGCCCTAATTGTGGAGCTAGGACGTTATTATGCTGCCGCAAACGTGGACAAAGCTTAG
- a CDS encoding spore germination protein, with protein sequence MLAVKDIFSDCSDVIFRNVMVSPEVQGVIVYIEGIVNSTDIQEHMLRPLIRGLVEQRTNEPEAPLDDTRVALSQVKKVATWAEAADGVLESSALLLINGSKEAWLFNVKGGVRRGVEEPQTESVIRGPREGFTETLRVNTALLRFKLKTPTLKMLSMTIGTDTKTNVVLTYLDDVADPKMIKDVKKRLNKIKIDGILETGYIEELIEDHPYSPFPQMHYTERPDTVAGNLLEGRFAIFVDGSPFALIGPVTMWQMLQASEDYYERFFISNLIRWIRFLFVFIALFLPALYIAITTFHQDMLPTTLILSIAGAREAIPFPALVEALIMELSFEALREAGVRLPKTVGQAVSILGALVIGQAAVQAGIVSAPMVIIVSMTGIASFTIPRFNFAITVRLLRFPIMLLAGALGLYGIVIGLVLISVHLTQMTSFGVPYLSGLSPYSKTDTKDIIMRAPWWRMINRPSTVHRDQKRMNTNINGKPESEEGW encoded by the coding sequence ATGCTGGCGGTAAAGGATATTTTCTCGGATTGCTCAGATGTGATCTTTCGTAATGTCATGGTCTCACCAGAGGTTCAGGGCGTCATTGTATATATCGAAGGCATCGTAAATTCAACGGATATTCAGGAGCATATGTTGCGTCCTCTCATTCGTGGTTTGGTGGAGCAGCGTACGAATGAACCCGAAGCTCCTCTGGATGATACCCGCGTGGCTCTGTCCCAGGTAAAGAAAGTGGCAACGTGGGCAGAAGCTGCTGACGGTGTACTTGAATCCTCAGCTCTACTGTTGATTAACGGCAGTAAGGAGGCGTGGCTATTCAATGTCAAAGGCGGTGTCCGGCGCGGTGTCGAGGAGCCTCAGACAGAATCGGTTATTCGCGGCCCACGGGAAGGATTTACGGAGACACTGCGTGTAAATACCGCGCTACTGCGGTTTAAGCTCAAGACGCCTACGCTCAAGATGTTGAGTATGACCATTGGAACAGACACCAAAACAAATGTTGTATTGACCTATCTGGATGATGTTGCAGATCCGAAGATGATTAAGGATGTGAAGAAACGTCTCAACAAGATCAAGATCGATGGCATTTTGGAAACGGGATATATCGAGGAACTGATCGAAGATCATCCGTATTCCCCATTTCCACAGATGCATTACACTGAACGACCAGATACGGTTGCAGGTAATTTGCTGGAAGGTCGCTTTGCCATTTTCGTAGATGGAAGTCCATTTGCCTTAATTGGACCCGTTACGATGTGGCAGATGCTTCAGGCGAGCGAGGATTATTATGAGCGGTTCTTCATTAGTAACCTCATTCGCTGGATTCGGTTTTTATTTGTGTTCATTGCCCTATTCCTACCCGCGCTTTATATCGCAATTACAACCTTCCATCAGGATATGTTACCAACAACTCTAATTCTAAGTATTGCTGGCGCGAGGGAGGCCATTCCTTTTCCAGCCTTAGTTGAAGCGCTCATCATGGAACTATCCTTTGAAGCTCTGCGGGAAGCCGGGGTCAGGTTACCAAAAACAGTAGGCCAAGCTGTCAGTATCCTCGGTGCATTGGTAATCGGGCAGGCAGCCGTTCAGGCAGGTATTGTATCTGCACCGATGGTTATTATCGTTTCGATGACAGGGATTGCATCGTTCACGATTCCCCGCTTCAATTTTGCCATTACGGTTCGATTATTACGCTTTCCGATCATGCTGCTTGCTGGTGCACTCGGATTGTACGGCATTGTCATTGGATTGGTTCTAATCTCGGTACATCTGACACAGATGACCTCATTTGGCGTTCCGTATTTGTCAGGTCTGAGCCCATACAGCAAGACAGATACCAAGGATATTATCATGCGTGCACCTTGGTGGAGGATGATTAATCGTCCTTCTACTGTTCACCGTGACCAGAAGAGAATGAATACAAACATCAATGGTAAGCCTGAATCCGAAGAAGGGTGGTGA
- a CDS encoding GerAB/ArcD/ProY family transporter: MSFFGEMVALPFVVKGSDFRFKSVFWGVMIAALLMMLILVETITSIGVPIASRLVYPSYELARQLQVSDFLDRFDLALAAATLPTMITKIAFDLYFICWGMKRMIPKVSGKVLTGPIALLGFVCAFWFFRNAVQLFRFTREWTWVAILFEVLLPILIFLFLHPRKQDRQHSAAKQSGSSGGYKQTSDSKESTSKDQKKSDEGTDGQAGELQPS, encoded by the coding sequence ATGTCCTTTTTTGGAGAGATGGTTGCATTGCCGTTTGTTGTGAAAGGTAGTGACTTTCGCTTCAAATCGGTGTTCTGGGGAGTGATGATTGCAGCGCTCCTAATGATGCTGATCTTGGTTGAAACGATCACATCGATCGGGGTTCCTATTGCATCAAGGCTGGTATACCCTTCGTATGAATTAGCAAGGCAGTTGCAAGTGAGTGATTTCCTTGATCGTTTCGATCTAGCACTAGCCGCAGCAACGCTACCAACCATGATTACGAAAATTGCGTTTGATCTCTATTTTATCTGCTGGGGGATGAAACGAATGATTCCGAAAGTGTCCGGTAAAGTGTTGACTGGGCCGATTGCTTTGCTCGGTTTTGTGTGCGCGTTCTGGTTTTTCCGTAATGCAGTCCAACTCTTTCGATTTACAAGAGAATGGACGTGGGTTGCCATTTTGTTTGAGGTGTTGTTGCCGATTCTAATATTTCTGTTTCTGCACCCTCGCAAGCAAGATCGACAACATTCCGCGGCTAAGCAGAGTGGCAGCAGTGGAGGATATAAGCAAACGTCGGATTCAAAAGAATCCACTTCGAAAGATCAGAAAAAAAGTGATGAGGGTACAGATGGTCAAGCGGGAGAGCTTCAGCCTTCCTGA
- a CDS encoding GerAB/ArcD/ProY family transporter, protein MNQAVTHRQLILLVMLLSITTTLIQPHAQAIYYAEQHAYLSYIPVFLVMISVLWMLSRVQRRFPNQDLFESLVVRHPFMGRVLALLYIVFFLFVFARDIRLIGDYVSITLLETTPISIIILSLMVMVVFIVRGGLGSLIGMSELYITLFLVNSIIVPFMLIQQIDLDNLMPYFDIDMAGLAREVGISCPFLERWLHCRLL, encoded by the coding sequence ATGAATCAGGCAGTCACCCATCGTCAACTGATTCTGCTGGTCATGCTGCTTAGCATCACAACCACATTGATACAGCCGCATGCACAGGCGATTTATTATGCTGAACAGCATGCGTATCTGTCCTATATTCCCGTGTTTTTGGTGATGATTTCTGTGCTTTGGATGTTGAGCCGTGTCCAGCGACGATTTCCGAATCAGGATCTGTTTGAATCCTTAGTTGTACGACATCCGTTTATGGGTCGGGTCCTGGCTCTACTGTATATTGTGTTTTTCCTTTTTGTATTCGCTCGGGATATTCGATTAATAGGTGACTACGTTAGTATTACCTTGCTGGAGACTACACCAATATCCATTATCATCCTGTCGCTGATGGTCATGGTTGTATTTATTGTGAGGGGTGGGCTGGGTTCGCTGATCGGAATGTCGGAGCTGTATATCACGTTATTTCTGGTGAACTCCATCATCGTTCCCTTCATGCTTATTCAGCAGATTGACCTGGATAATCTGATGCCTTATTTTGATATCGATATGGCCGGGTTGGCAAGGGAAGTTGGTATATCATGTCCTTTTTTGGAGAGATGGTTGCATTGCCGTTTGTTGTGA